One region of Candidatus Neomarinimicrobiota bacterium genomic DNA includes:
- the hemW gene encoding radical SAM family heme chaperone HemW: MNNSEKERTRNTEPVSLYFHIPFCKVKCIYCDFYSVVDRDEQIPMFTEALIREFQRNKPPVNDYDEVETLYLGGGTPSMLSGSQLEQILEAISREIHFAEDIEITLEANPGEVDYDRLAAYRSLGVNRVSFGIQSFDNAQLERLGRWHRAHQNIPSVEMAREAGFNNINVDLIFHLPEQSLDNFLRDLRKMLELETEHISIYSLTVEQGTPLFRYVEDGRIEMTSDQLDAEMYMILCEKMHDAGFEHYEVSNFGKPGYHSRHNSNYWNGRHYYSYGPSAHSYNGEYRWWNVRDLSKYLTLVRNNGSPIEDREYLDPETRKNEYLLTRLRTNHGIRFAEWESLFNEPFPESLRSYFRGLIDQYPGWIDEHTDGISLTETGWLFTDSIVDGGITHLEAA; this comes from the coding sequence GTGAATAATTCAGAGAAAGAACGCACACGTAACACAGAGCCGGTCAGCCTGTATTTCCACATTCCGTTTTGTAAGGTCAAGTGTATTTATTGCGATTTTTATTCGGTCGTCGACCGGGATGAGCAGATTCCCATGTTCACTGAAGCACTTATCCGCGAATTTCAACGCAACAAACCTCCCGTTAATGATTACGACGAAGTTGAAACGCTCTACCTGGGAGGCGGCACACCATCGATGCTGTCCGGATCACAATTGGAGCAAATACTGGAAGCCATATCCCGGGAGATTCACTTCGCAGAGGACATCGAAATTACATTAGAGGCTAATCCTGGCGAAGTGGATTATGATCGGCTCGCGGCGTACCGATCGCTCGGAGTGAACCGGGTCAGCTTTGGGATCCAATCCTTTGACAATGCACAATTGGAACGGTTAGGCAGATGGCATCGCGCACATCAAAATATACCCAGTGTGGAAATGGCCAGAGAAGCCGGTTTCAACAATATCAATGTGGATCTGATATTTCATCTCCCCGAGCAATCGCTTGACAATTTTCTGCGGGATCTCCGGAAAATGTTAGAATTGGAAACGGAGCACATCTCTATCTATAGTTTGACTGTTGAACAAGGGACCCCGTTATTTCGATATGTTGAGGATGGACGGATAGAAATGACCTCCGACCAACTGGACGCGGAAATGTACATGATTCTTTGCGAAAAGATGCATGATGCCGGCTTCGAACATTACGAGGTGTCGAACTTCGGAAAGCCCGGGTATCATAGCCGGCATAATTCCAACTATTGGAATGGCCGCCATTATTACAGTTACGGACCATCTGCACACTCATACAACGGGGAATATCGCTGGTGGAATGTCCGGGATCTCAGCAAATATCTGACCTTGGTCCGTAATAATGGTTCACCGATTGAAGACCGTGAATACCTTGACCCGGAAACACGGAAAAATGAATACCTGCTTACCCGATTACGGACGAACCACGGAATTCGCTTTGCAGAATGGGAATCACTTTTTAACGAGCCATTCCCGGAATCATTACGCAGTTATTTCCGGGGATTAATTGACCAATATCCTGGCTGGATC
- the lepB gene encoding signal peptidase I, whose product MNEKKNSEHQKSVSTPPQPSRKERIIREVKSIALIIIIALFVRSTIIEAYQVPTGSMENTILVGDFILGNKFIYGVRTPDWFGIPFTKVGFHVPNWRTPPLDAPEQGDVVIFQYPLDDRVNYIKRLVALPGQTLEVRDKVLYVDGEKFDNAEGTKFTTNHVRPDQWQEPNIFPPGYGNKDNYGPLTIPKEGMTYNFGQDNTALIRYLIEQDGHEFAHSGGRYYVDDEPANSYTVEQDYYFMMGDNRDNSWDSRYWGPVPADNILGEGMITYFSWNKNVPLYRLGDKIRWGRIGDLVN is encoded by the coding sequence ATGAACGAAAAGAAGAATTCAGAGCACCAGAAGTCGGTTTCGACACCACCGCAACCGTCAAGAAAAGAACGGATAATCCGTGAAGTCAAATCTATCGCGCTGATTATCATTATTGCGCTGTTTGTCCGTTCAACAATTATCGAGGCGTATCAGGTGCCGACCGGTTCTATGGAAAATACCATACTGGTCGGAGATTTTATCCTCGGGAACAAGTTCATTTACGGTGTCAGGACGCCGGACTGGTTCGGAATTCCGTTTACCAAGGTCGGTTTTCATGTGCCAAACTGGAGAACGCCACCGCTGGATGCGCCGGAGCAGGGGGACGTAGTCATTTTTCAGTATCCACTGGACGATCGGGTCAATTACATTAAGCGTCTGGTTGCATTACCCGGACAAACGCTGGAGGTGCGGGATAAAGTCCTCTATGTGGACGGAGAGAAGTTTGACAACGCCGAGGGAACAAAATTCACCACCAACCACGTGCGTCCAGATCAGTGGCAGGAACCCAACATTTTTCCTCCGGGCTATGGGAATAAGGATAATTACGGGCCGCTTACGATTCCGAAAGAGGGGATGACGTACAATTTTGGTCAGGATAATACGGCGCTGATACGATACCTGATTGAGCAGGATGGTCACGAGTTTGCCCATTCCGGGGGGCGGTATTATGTGGACGACGAACCAGCAAACAGTTACACCGTGGAACAGGATTACTATTTTATGATGGGCGATAACCGTGACAATAGCTGGGACAGCCGTTATTGGGGACCGGTTCCTGCGGACAATATTCTGGGAGAGGGGATGATTACATATTTCTCATGGAATAAAAACGTGCCGCTGTATCGGCTGGGCGACAAAATTCGGTGGGGCCGGATTGGCGATTTGGTGAATTGA